The proteins below come from a single Tachypleus tridentatus isolate NWPU-2018 chromosome 13, ASM421037v1, whole genome shotgun sequence genomic window:
- the LOC143240473 gene encoding cyclic pyranopterin monophosphate synthase-like, giving the protein MKHRQCEINNNNTISSEKFFCSLPQPVLQVNDVEKFVKINYKKQLSILPIHKMFMHWISDCLWCMHILKISTNSQKLCYNIQTFNTMVKDQTHHKTDGTTKTSSELTHTDSGGQVQMVDVGGKPETVRTAKANCTVCLGPVAFPLVEKNLIKKGDVLTTAQLAGIMAAKQTFQIIPLCHIIPLHSVNVKLTLDPSTFQVNVRSAVKTTAKTGAEMEALTAVSVAALTIYDMCKAVTHSITITNIQLISKTGGMRGDYYSPPSC; this is encoded by the coding sequence ATGAAACATAGACAATGTGAaatcaacaataataatacaatttcatCAGAGAAATTCTTCTGTTCTCTGCCACAACCAGTGTTGCAAGTGAATGATGTTgagaaatttgttaaaattaattacaaaaaacagcTTTCTATATTACCCATACACAAGATGTTCATGCATTGGATATCTGATTGTTTATGGTGTATGCACATCCTAAAAATCTCAACTAACTCACAGAAGCTGTGTTATAACATACAGACATTTAATACAATGGTTAAAGACCAAACACATCACAAAACTGATggaacaacaaaaacaagtagTGAACTAACACACACTGATTCAGGTGGTCAAGTACAGATGGTGGATGTAGGAGGCAAACCTGAAACAGTACGAACTGCCAAGGCAAATTGTACTGTTTGCTTGGGGCCTGTAGCTTTTCCTCTTGtagaaaaaaatctaataaagaaAGGAGATGTTTTGACAACAGCCCAACTTGCAGGAATCATGGCAGCAAAGCAAACTTTTCAAATAATCCCCCTTTGCCACATCATACCTCTTCACAGTGTAAATGTGAAACTTACTTTGGATCCCAGTACATTTCAAGTGAATGTTAGATCTGCAGTAAAGACTACAGCCAAGACAGGTGCAGAAATGGAGGCTCTAACAGCAGTGAGTGTGGCAGCCCTAACAATTTATGACATGTGCAAGGCTGTCACGCACAGCATAACTATAACAAATATCCAACTGATAAGCAAAACTGGAGGAATGCGAGGGGATTACTATTCTCCTCCTTCTTGTTAA